In one Natronosalvus amylolyticus genomic region, the following are encoded:
- a CDS encoding class I SAM-dependent methyltransferase codes for MPPDKHSRTPETPGSTPYQQAQVAQHYETLAETEGLREREEKVVGRYFRPEGGRVLDIGCGAGRTTRALTDRGFDVIGIDISEEMVERANRLFDDLDIRTGTATDLEFPDDSFDFVLFSWVGIDSIRPPWLRRQALHEIRRVLKPGGVFAFSSHNSWYTLPAIVVDHNHLRNWYLENDNTKNIGSRYKYDGTDFGVKKYISNPLHQRRQLRRHGFIHIQYVGKRDTVGKYFERQPYYVARKPL; via the coding sequence ATGCCACCCGACAAACACAGTCGAACTCCAGAGACACCGGGTTCGACACCATATCAACAGGCACAGGTCGCACAGCATTACGAAACCCTCGCGGAGACCGAAGGGCTTCGAGAACGTGAGGAAAAAGTGGTGGGCCGGTATTTTCGACCGGAAGGCGGTCGCGTTCTTGATATCGGCTGCGGTGCTGGACGAACGACGAGAGCCTTAACAGATCGAGGATTCGACGTCATCGGAATCGATATCAGCGAGGAGATGGTCGAGCGAGCGAATAGACTCTTCGACGATCTCGATATCCGGACCGGCACTGCAACTGACCTCGAGTTCCCCGATGACTCGTTCGACTTCGTCCTCTTTTCGTGGGTTGGCATCGATTCGATTCGACCGCCCTGGTTACGGCGACAGGCGCTGCACGAAATACGTCGTGTTCTGAAGCCCGGTGGCGTCTTCGCGTTCAGTTCACACAACTCCTGGTACACGCTGCCCGCTATCGTCGTTGATCACAATCATCTCAGAAACTGGTACCTCGAGAACGACAACACGAAAAATATCGGCTCGAGGTACAAGTACGACGGAACGGATTTCGGCGTCAAAAAGTACATCTCTAATCCACTACACCAACGACGACAATTACGTCGTCACGGATTTATCCATATTCAGTACGTGGGAAAACGAGATACTGTTGGAAAATACTTCGAGCGGCAACCGTACTACGTAGCGAGGAAGCCGTTGTGA